The following coding sequences are from one Roseburia hominis A2-183 window:
- a CDS encoding ECF-type riboflavin transporter substrate-binding protein — MKMKFGIKEVVATGIGTALFVALTEVQIPLGIIPNTALQPRAALLAFLAAVFGPVVGGIVGLLGHAIGDALFYGSVWWSWVFPDAVFGILVGLFAAKYAIKDGGFERKQIVLFNVVQVVANLAAWVIVAPVLDIVIYAEPANKVFAQGAWACLGNVIIIGILGTLIAAGYSKIGAKSSSLSKED; from the coding sequence ATGAAAATGAAGTTTGGTATTAAGGAAGTTGTTGCAACCGGTATTGGAACAGCGTTGTTCGTTGCGCTGACAGAGGTACAGATCCCTCTGGGAATTATCCCGAACACCGCCTTACAGCCGAGAGCGGCATTGCTCGCATTCCTTGCAGCCGTATTCGGTCCGGTAGTCGGCGGTATTGTCGGTCTTCTGGGACATGCAATCGGTGATGCGCTGTTTTATGGAAGCGTATGGTGGAGCTGGGTATTTCCGGACGCGGTATTCGGCATTCTGGTCGGACTTTTCGCTGCAAAATATGCGATCAAGGACGGCGGATTCGAGAGGAAACAGATCGTGCTGTTCAACGTTGTGCAGGTTGTTGCCAACCTCGCTGCATGGGTGATCGTTGCGCCGGTACTTGACATTGTGATCTACGCAGAGCCTGCCAACAAGGTATTTGCACAGGGTGCATGGGCATGCCTTGGAAACGTGATTATTATTGGTATTCTTGGTACTTTGATCGCAGCAGGATACTCCAAGATCGGAGCAAAATCGTCCAGTCTCTCCAAGGAGGACTAG
- the ilvB gene encoding biosynthetic-type acetolactate synthase large subunit, with translation MDITGRKLFVKALQEEGVTTLFGYPGGTVTDLFDELYKQDGIEVVLPRHEQGLIHEAEGYARSTGKVGVCLVTSGPGATNIMTGLADAHYDSIPLVCFTGQVPLSLIGNDAFQEVDIVGMTRSITKYGVTVRKREDLGRIIKMAFYIASTGKPGPVLIDIPKDIQTAPGPAEYPSSVQIRGYKPNESVHVGQLKKAYKLLRGAKKPLILAGGGINIAHANDKLLQFAEKMQIPVVTTIMGKGAIPTGHPLYVGNSGMHGKYAANMAVSKCDVLFSIGTRFNDRITGDLNEFAPKAKIVHIDVDTAAISRNVVVDVPIVSDANLALEKLLEWAESKDTAAWQAQIAGWDEKNPLEMRRDHGMTPQMIFEHVNRTFGEAVYVTDVGQHQMWATQYLELDSWHQLITSGGLGTMGFGLPAAIGAKIGNPDKEVVCFSGDGGLQMNIQEMATAVVQEAPVIICVFNNYYLGMVRQMQQLFYGKRYEATCLRRRKGCPANCKGPNASCPPYTPDFIALAKSYGAHGIRVEREEDIQAALDEARTYKEAPTIIEFMIATDEIVLPMVKSGNPMSEMILK, from the coding sequence ATGGATATTACAGGCAGAAAGTTATTTGTGAAAGCTTTGCAGGAAGAAGGCGTTACCACCCTGTTCGGTTATCCGGGCGGAACGGTGACGGATCTTTTTGATGAACTATATAAGCAGGATGGTATCGAAGTCGTCTTACCCAGACATGAGCAGGGGCTGATCCATGAGGCGGAAGGATATGCCCGGTCGACGGGAAAAGTGGGAGTGTGTCTGGTCACGAGTGGACCGGGAGCCACCAATATCATGACGGGGCTTGCAGACGCGCACTATGACAGCATCCCCCTGGTCTGTTTTACCGGACAGGTGCCGTTATCCCTCATTGGAAACGATGCGTTTCAGGAGGTAGATATTGTGGGCATGACGCGGAGCATCACCAAGTACGGCGTGACGGTGCGGAAAAGAGAGGATCTGGGGCGCATCATCAAGATGGCGTTCTACATTGCCTCCACGGGGAAGCCCGGACCGGTGCTCATCGATATCCCGAAGGACATCCAGACGGCGCCAGGACCTGCAGAGTATCCTTCCAGTGTGCAGATTCGCGGTTACAAACCGAATGAGAGCGTGCATGTGGGACAGCTGAAAAAAGCTTATAAGCTGCTGCGCGGGGCGAAGAAGCCGCTTATACTGGCGGGCGGAGGCATTAACATTGCACATGCCAACGACAAGCTGCTTCAGTTTGCGGAAAAAATGCAGATTCCGGTTGTGACGACGATCATGGGAAAAGGAGCAATCCCGACCGGGCATCCGCTCTATGTGGGGAACAGCGGTATGCACGGAAAATATGCCGCAAATATGGCAGTCAGCAAATGTGACGTGCTGTTTTCCATCGGTACCAGATTCAACGACCGCATCACCGGCGATTTAAACGAGTTTGCGCCGAAGGCGAAGATCGTACATATCGACGTGGATACGGCGGCGATCTCCCGAAACGTGGTCGTGGATGTTCCGATTGTTTCCGATGCCAATCTGGCGTTAGAGAAGCTGCTCGAGTGGGCGGAGTCCAAAGACACCGCAGCATGGCAGGCGCAGATTGCCGGGTGGGATGAGAAAAATCCGCTTGAGATGCGCAGGGATCACGGCATGACACCGCAGATGATTTTTGAGCATGTGAACCGGACGTTCGGAGAGGCGGTCTATGTGACGGATGTGGGACAGCATCAGATGTGGGCAACACAGTATCTGGAACTGGATTCCTGGCATCAGCTGATTACCTCGGGAGGACTTGGCACGATGGGATTCGGGCTTCCGGCGGCAATCGGTGCAAAGATCGGCAATCCGGACAAGGAAGTGGTCTGCTTTTCCGGGGACGGCGGTCTGCAGATGAACATTCAGGAGATGGCGACGGCGGTCGTGCAGGAGGCGCCGGTCATCATCTGCGTGTTTAACAATTATTATCTGGGAATGGTACGGCAGATGCAGCAGTTATTCTACGGCAAGCGCTACGAGGCAACCTGTCTGCGCAGAAGAAAGGGATGCCCGGCGAACTGCAAGGGACCGAACGCATCCTGCCCGCCGTACACGCCGGATTTTATCGCACTTGCAAAAAGCTACGGGGCACACGGAATCCGTGTGGAGCGCGAGGAGGATATCCAGGCGGCGTTAGATGAGGCGCGCACATATAAAGAGGCGCCGACCATCATCGAATTTATGATCGCCACCGATGAGATCGTGCTTCCGATGGTGAAGAGCGGGAATCCGATGAGTGAAATGATCTTGAAATAG
- the ilvN gene encoding acetolactate synthase small subunit, with protein sequence MKNRWIALYVENQVGVLAKVSGLFSGKSYNLQSLTVGTTEDETVSRMTICVTSDDITFEQIKKQLNRMVEVIKVIDLTDVPIHMKEILFAKVLDINAAEKLEVFQIAQVFHVEVSDVGNDSVLLECKLTERRNNELIALLRSKFKRIEVVRGGAVAIESISTSCR encoded by the coding sequence ATGAAGAATCGCTGGATTGCATTATATGTGGAAAATCAGGTCGGTGTTCTGGCTAAGGTGTCCGGTCTGTTTTCCGGCAAATCGTATAACTTACAGAGTCTGACCGTCGGCACGACGGAGGACGAGACCGTTTCCCGCATGACGATCTGCGTGACGAGTGACGACATTACCTTTGAGCAGATCAAAAAGCAGCTAAACCGTATGGTAGAGGTCATCAAGGTCATTGATCTCACCGATGTGCCGATCCATATGAAAGAGATTCTGTTTGCGAAGGTATTAGACATCAATGCGGCGGAAAAGCTTGAGGTGTTCCAGATAGCGCAGGTGTTCCATGTGGAGGTATCGGACGTCGGGAACGACAGCGTGCTGCTGGAATGTAAGCTGACAGAGCGGCGCAACAACGAACTGATTGCCCTGCTCCGCTCAAAATTCAAGAGAATCGAAGTGGTAAGAGGCGGTGCTGTGGCGATTGAGTCGATCAGTACCTCCTGCCGCTAG
- the hslO gene encoding Hsp33 family molecular chaperone HslO, giving the protein MSQDRDYIVRATAAEGSIRAFAITSRHLVEEARVDHDTSPVITAALGRLLSGAAMMGTMMKGEKDLLTIQIQCGGPAKGFTVTADANGHVKGFPNVPDVELPLNAQGKLDVGGALGLGVMSVIKDMGLKEPYVGQIALQTGEIAEDLTYYFATSEQVPSAVGLGVLVNPDRSVRQAGGFIIQLMPFTPDDVVDRLEKKITEIASVTEMLEDGKTPEEILELILGEFGLEINDTVDAAFQCDCSKERVSRAIATLSRKDLDDIVSDGESIEVKCQFCNKAYHFDIDELKEMRK; this is encoded by the coding sequence ATGAGTCAGGATAGAGATTATATTGTAAGAGCTACCGCAGCGGAGGGAAGTATCCGCGCATTTGCGATCACATCACGCCATCTGGTGGAGGAGGCGAGAGTGGATCATGACACCAGCCCGGTGATTACGGCAGCGCTCGGCAGACTTCTCTCCGGTGCGGCGATGATGGGAACGATGATGAAGGGGGAGAAGGATCTTCTGACGATACAGATCCAGTGCGGCGGCCCGGCGAAGGGCTTTACGGTGACCGCGGATGCAAACGGACATGTCAAGGGATTCCCGAATGTTCCGGATGTGGAACTGCCGTTAAATGCACAGGGAAAGCTGGACGTCGGCGGTGCGCTGGGGCTTGGCGTGATGAGCGTCATCAAGGACATGGGATTAAAGGAGCCGTACGTGGGACAGATCGCGCTGCAGACCGGTGAGATTGCGGAGGATCTGACGTACTATTTTGCCACCTCCGAGCAGGTGCCGTCCGCGGTAGGACTCGGTGTTCTCGTGAATCCGGACCGGTCGGTCAGACAGGCGGGAGGATTTATCATCCAGCTGATGCCGTTTACACCGGACGACGTGGTGGATCGTCTCGAGAAGAAGATCACGGAGATTGCCTCCGTCACGGAGATGCTGGAAGATGGGAAGACACCGGAGGAGATCTTGGAGCTGATTCTCGGCGAGTTCGGGCTTGAGATCAACGATACGGTGGATGCCGCATTCCAGTGCGACTGCTCCAAGGAGCGCGTCTCCCGTGCGATTGCGACACTGAGCAGAAAGGATCTGGACGACATCGTAAGCGACGGAGAGTCGATTGAGGTAAAATGCCAGTTCTGTAACAAAGCGTACCATTTTGACATCGACGAGTTAAAGGAAATGAGAAAATGA
- a CDS encoding DUF6709 family protein has product MPDQFEHYITKNIKAFYKRRLLTPILYLIFLLVLWFVLSLSAPLFPDTLDAPDTLESTYRRHEEYISATLSDLKFTGYTQSFLGHISGYYYYTMRNDECIIVLLSPNTSEQGLPEIPQVSVRAKILHGSENFDELLNHLASDLNWTENGIHNKVSQYVLSEPDYNLLGNTLLYVVFFATGSYALICIVFFILYICFPILSPACQDLALFGNPKKLLEQAEDELATLPQLATEDMFITEHFFIETSVYGNAIVPIDEIIWIYKYSTLHKFFWYHFSISYTLHISANRHLYIQCPKNIKSDIDGIIDYLAEANHNILVGFSEANRLKVQEIQGTPMHFEKFIAILKKRV; this is encoded by the coding sequence ATGCCCGATCAGTTTGAACACTATATTACCAAAAATATAAAGGCATTCTACAAGCGCAGACTGCTGACACCGATCCTGTATCTGATTTTTCTTCTGGTACTGTGGTTCGTTCTCTCGCTGTCAGCGCCGCTTTTTCCGGACACGCTCGATGCCCCGGATACCCTCGAGAGCACCTACAGACGGCATGAAGAATACATATCCGCCACCTTATCCGATCTGAAGTTCACCGGTTACACCCAGTCCTTTCTAGGGCACATCAGCGGTTACTACTATTACACGATGCGGAATGACGAGTGCATCATCGTGCTGCTCTCCCCGAATACCAGTGAACAGGGACTTCCGGAGATTCCGCAGGTGTCCGTCCGTGCCAAGATTCTTCACGGTTCCGAGAATTTTGATGAGCTGTTAAATCATCTCGCTTCGGATCTGAACTGGACCGAAAACGGCATTCACAACAAAGTCTCCCAGTATGTACTGAGTGAGCCTGATTACAATCTGCTCGGAAACACGCTGCTCTACGTCGTATTTTTTGCGACCGGCAGCTATGCCCTGATCTGCATTGTATTTTTCATCCTCTACATCTGCTTTCCAATTCTCTCGCCCGCGTGCCAGGATCTCGCGCTGTTCGGCAATCCGAAAAAGCTTTTGGAGCAGGCAGAGGATGAACTTGCGACGCTGCCGCAGCTTGCAACGGAGGATATGTTTATCACAGAACATTTCTTCATCGAGACCTCGGTGTACGGCAATGCCATTGTACCGATCGATGAGATCATCTGGATCTACAAATACTCGACGCTCCACAAGTTTTTCTGGTACCACTTCAGCATCTCCTACACGCTGCATATCAGTGCGAACCGGCATCTCTACATCCAGTGCCCGAAGAACATCAAGTCGGACATCGACGGTATCATAGATTACCTCGCCGAGGCGAACCACAATATTTTAGTCGGATTCTCCGAAGCGAACCGTCTGAAGGTGCAGGAGATCCAGGGAACGCCGATGCATTTTGAAAAATTTATTGCCATCCTGAAAAAGCGCGTCTAA
- a CDS encoding AEC family transporter, whose translation MENFIYSVDATFPIFLVMVIGYILKQIGMLNDNFVTVANRFNFKVTLPFMLFRDISGVDIRAVFDIRYVLFCALVSTACFWIIWGGVKLFLKDQSMRGAFVQASFRSSAAVMGLAFIQNMYGSSAMGPLMIVSAVPLYNIFSVIVLTFEGAHSGDVDPKQKIKDACINIAKNPIILGILTGLIVGLLGIDFPVIVNKTVNSVAQMATPLALITIGAGFEGRKALAKIRPTIAASMIKLVIQPLIFLPVAAWMGFHGEQMIAILIMLASPTTPSCYIMAKNMDNDGVLTASVIVMTTLLAAFTLTGWIFILKTVGLIG comes from the coding sequence ATGGAGAATTTTATTTACAGTGTGGATGCAACATTTCCGATCTTTTTAGTCATGGTGATCGGTTATATCCTAAAACAGATCGGGATGCTAAACGACAATTTTGTCACGGTGGCAAACCGGTTCAACTTTAAGGTGACACTGCCGTTTATGCTGTTCCGCGATATTTCCGGCGTAGATATCCGGGCGGTCTTTGACATCCGGTATGTGCTGTTCTGCGCGCTCGTGAGCACGGCGTGCTTCTGGATCATCTGGGGTGGTGTGAAGCTGTTTTTGAAGGATCAGAGCATGCGGGGAGCTTTTGTGCAGGCATCATTCCGCAGCAGTGCGGCGGTGATGGGACTGGCATTCATCCAGAACATGTACGGAAGCTCGGCGATGGGACCGCTCATGATCGTGAGTGCAGTGCCGCTCTACAATATTTTTTCCGTGATTGTGCTGACGTTTGAAGGGGCACATTCCGGGGATGTGGATCCGAAGCAGAAGATTAAGGATGCCTGTATCAACATCGCAAAGAATCCGATCATTCTGGGAATCTTGACCGGACTTATCGTGGGACTTCTTGGCATCGATTTTCCGGTGATAGTGAATAAGACGGTGAACAGCGTGGCACAGATGGCAACGCCTCTGGCACTCATCACGATCGGAGCAGGATTTGAGGGAAGAAAAGCACTGGCGAAGATCCGCCCGACGATTGCAGCATCCATGATCAAGCTGGTCATCCAGCCGCTCATTTTTCTGCCGGTTGCTGCGTGGATGGGATTTCACGGGGAGCAGATGATCGCAATTCTGATTATGCTGGCATCTCCGACAACGCCGAGCTGCTATATCATGGCGAAGAACATGGACAATGACGGTGTACTCACCGCGAGCGTGATCGTGATGACAACGCTTCTGGCAGCGTTTACCCTGACCGGATGGATCTTTATTTTGAAGACAGTAGGATTGATAGGGTAA
- a CDS encoding NAD(+) synthase, whose protein sequence is MRDGFVKVAAVTPKIRVADTKYNAGVIVEGIREAAAAGAKVIVLPELVITGYTCSDLFLQEYLLEQAKRALGTIAEETAEVDAILFVGLPLAYNGKLYNVAAVLCRGEVLGFVPKTYLPNYNEFYEARHFARGMADPVEVDFEGECVPMGTRLLFVCTSLPELKIGAELCEDLWTPEPPSIRHARNGATLLVNLSASDETTGKDIYRRELVNGQSARLLCGYIYASAGDGESTQDVVYSGHNVIAENGHILKESERFGSGVICTEIDVKRIEAERRRMTTFEMADDSYVEVRFSLETEETALTRFIDPMPFVPGNEADRIRRCDEILAIQAAGLKKRLEHTHCKTAVVGISGGLDSTLALLVTVRAFDLLGMPHDRIKAVTMPGFGTTDRTYDNAVSLIRCLGADFTEVDIKEAVNVHFRDIGQDPAVHDVTYENGQARERTQILMDIANKEGGMVIGTGDLSELALGWATYNGDHMSMYAVNASVPKTLVRHLVRYYADTCGDEKLGAVLTDVLDTPVSPELLPPEDGKISQKTEDLVGPYELHDFYLYHMLRLGFAPKKVYRLAKVAFDGVYDDETILKWLKTFYRRFFAQQFKRSCLPDGPKVGSVAVSPRGDLRMPSDACAAVWLQQLEEIG, encoded by the coding sequence ATGAGAGATGGATTTGTAAAAGTTGCCGCCGTCACACCGAAGATCCGTGTGGCGGACACAAAATACAACGCCGGCGTGATCGTGGAAGGAATCCGGGAAGCGGCGGCGGCAGGCGCGAAGGTGATCGTGCTGCCGGAGCTTGTCATCACGGGATATACCTGCAGTGATCTGTTTTTGCAGGAATATCTTTTAGAGCAGGCGAAGCGGGCGCTCGGAACGATCGCGGAGGAGACAGCAGAGGTGGACGCCATCCTTTTTGTCGGTCTACCGCTTGCGTACAACGGAAAACTTTATAATGTGGCAGCGGTGCTCTGCCGCGGGGAAGTGCTCGGGTTTGTGCCCAAAACCTATCTTCCGAACTACAATGAATTTTACGAGGCAAGACATTTTGCCAGAGGAATGGCAGATCCGGTCGAGGTCGATTTCGAGGGAGAGTGCGTGCCGATGGGGACGAGGCTTTTATTTGTGTGTACGTCTCTGCCGGAATTAAAGATCGGCGCGGAGCTCTGCGAGGATTTGTGGACGCCGGAGCCGCCGAGTATCCGTCATGCCAGAAATGGTGCGACGCTGCTTGTGAATCTGTCTGCATCAGATGAGACCACCGGAAAGGACATCTACCGGCGGGAGCTGGTAAACGGACAGTCGGCGAGACTTCTGTGCGGCTATATCTATGCGAGTGCGGGAGACGGGGAGTCCACGCAGGACGTCGTCTACTCCGGACACAATGTGATTGCCGAGAACGGTCATATTCTAAAGGAATCGGAGCGGTTCGGAAGCGGTGTGATCTGCACGGAGATCGATGTCAAGCGGATCGAGGCGGAGCGCCGCCGGATGACGACGTTTGAGATGGCGGATGACAGCTATGTGGAGGTGCGTTTTTCTCTTGAAACGGAGGAGACGGCTCTGACCCGCTTCATCGACCCGATGCCGTTTGTGCCGGGAAACGAGGCGGACCGTATCAGACGCTGTGATGAGATCCTTGCCATTCAGGCAGCGGGATTAAAAAAGCGTCTGGAGCATACGCACTGTAAGACGGCGGTTGTGGGCATTTCGGGCGGTCTGGATTCCACACTGGCGCTGCTTGTCACCGTGCGCGCGTTCGATCTGCTCGGCATGCCGCACGACCGGATCAAGGCAGTCACGATGCCGGGCTTCGGGACGACGGACCGGACCTATGACAACGCGGTGTCCCTGATCCGGTGCCTCGGCGCGGACTTTACGGAAGTCGACATCAAGGAAGCGGTGAATGTGCATTTCCGTGATATCGGGCAGGATCCGGCCGTTCATGATGTGACCTATGAGAACGGCCAGGCAAGAGAGCGGACGCAGATTCTGATGGACATTGCCAACAAAGAGGGCGGCATGGTCATCGGAACCGGCGATCTCTCGGAGCTTGCACTCGGCTGGGCGACATATAACGGCGACCATATGTCCATGTATGCGGTCAATGCCTCCGTTCCGAAGACGCTGGTGCGCCACCTGGTGCGCTACTACGCGGATACCTGCGGGGATGAGAAGCTTGGCGCGGTATTGACGGATGTGCTGGACACGCCGGTATCTCCGGAGCTTCTGCCGCCGGAGGACGGAAAGATCTCGCAGAAGACGGAAGATCTTGTGGGACCGTACGAGCTTCATGATTTTTACCTGTACCACATGCTGCGTCTTGGATTTGCACCGAAAAAGGTGTACCGTCTCGCAAAAGTGGCGTTTGACGGCGTCTACGACGATGAGACGATCTTAAAATGGCTGAAAACCTTTTACCGGCGCTTTTTTGCACAGCAATTCAAGCGTTCCTGTCTGCCGGACGGACCGAAAGTCGGTAGTGTGGCGGTCTCTCCGCGCGGGGATCTGCGGATGCCGTCGGACGCGTGCGCGGCTGTCTGGCTGCAGCAGTTGGAGGAGATCGGATGA
- a CDS encoding class I SAM-dependent DNA methyltransferase encodes MGAYESFARVYDLFMDNVPYEEWGSYLMGLLREYGICSGTVAELGCGTGKMTRLLAAAGYDMIGVDNSEEMLEIAREAEYEADAWSAAEAWDEADETDEPEEYAELGEPDEPDELPNGGILYLLEDMRELELYGSVCAVVSVCDSMNYILEEADLREVFSRVHEYLEEDGIFIFDLNTVYKYRDLLGETTIAENREEGSFIWENYFDEESAVNEYDLTLYIREDGATYRRFEEVHYQRAYDLKTIDRLLADAGMELLAAYDAFTKEPVKEDSERIYVVARPRR; translated from the coding sequence ATGGGTGCATACGAGAGCTTTGCGAGAGTGTATGATCTGTTTATGGATAATGTTCCCTATGAGGAATGGGGTTCCTATCTTATGGGGCTGCTCCGGGAATACGGCATCTGCAGCGGAACGGTTGCGGAACTGGGTTGCGGCACCGGAAAAATGACCAGGCTGCTGGCGGCGGCAGGGTACGATATGATCGGCGTGGACAATTCCGAGGAGATGCTTGAGATCGCACGCGAGGCAGAGTATGAGGCGGATGCGTGGAGTGCGGCAGAAGCATGGGACGAAGCTGACGAAACCGATGAGCCGGAAGAATATGCAGAACTGGGCGAGCCGGATGAACCGGACGAGCTGCCCAATGGGGGAATTCTCTATCTGCTCGAGGATATGCGTGAACTGGAACTGTACGGAAGCGTGTGCGCGGTGGTGTCGGTCTGCGATTCCATGAATTATATTTTGGAGGAAGCGGATCTGCGCGAGGTGTTTTCGCGTGTGCACGAGTATCTGGAGGAGGATGGCATCTTTATTTTTGACCTGAATACGGTATACAAGTACCGGGATCTTCTGGGAGAGACGACGATTGCGGAAAACCGCGAGGAGGGCAGCTTCATCTGGGAGAATTATTTCGATGAGGAGAGTGCCGTAAATGAATACGATCTGACGCTTTATATCCGCGAGGACGGTGCAACCTACCGCCGGTTTGAGGAAGTGCATTATCAGCGGGCCTATGATTTAAAGACGATTGACAGACTGCTTGCGGATGCGGGAATGGAATTGCTGGCAGCCTACGACGCGTTCACAAAGGAGCCGGTCAAGGAGGATTCGGAGCGGATCTATGTGGTGGCGCGCCCACGCAGGTAG
- a CDS encoding aldo/keto reductase, giving the protein MQYRKDKNGNEISVLGYGCMRFTKEGGHADIDKAEKEVMAAIDAGVNYLDTAYVYAGNEAAVGEILARNHCRERIYLATKLPHYLIKSVEGAQKMFEEELRRLQTDYIDYYLMHMLTDLPTWEKLKKLGMEDWIREKKASGEIRNIGFSYHGRSDMFMQLIDAYDWDFCQIQYNYMDEHSQAGVEGLRYAHARGIPVIIMEPLRGGRLVNLLPESAKELFAQDEEHRTPAELALKWLYDQPEVTCVLSGMNSMEMVEQNVRTASEYGVGCMTESDRALVEAVRQEITKHVKVGCTGCGYCMPCPRGVDIPGTFRCYNAMYSEGKKSGRRDYLQCTAFRKNPASASQCVGCGKCEQHCPQHIEIRRELKAAAGELETVKYKFMKTAIGVLKLW; this is encoded by the coding sequence ATGCAGTATCGCAAGGATAAAAACGGAAATGAGATTTCGGTGCTCGGCTACGGGTGTATGCGTTTTACCAAGGAGGGCGGGCATGCCGATATCGATAAGGCGGAAAAGGAGGTCATGGCGGCGATAGATGCCGGTGTGAACTATCTCGATACCGCATATGTCTATGCCGGAAATGAGGCGGCGGTCGGGGAGATCCTCGCGCGCAATCATTGCAGGGAACGCATCTACCTGGCAACCAAGCTGCCGCACTACCTGATCAAGTCGGTGGAGGGCGCCCAGAAGATGTTCGAGGAGGAGCTGCGCCGCTTACAGACAGATTATATTGATTACTATCTGATGCATATGCTGACGGATCTTCCCACCTGGGAAAAGTTAAAAAAGCTTGGCATGGAGGACTGGATCCGGGAGAAAAAGGCGTCCGGAGAGATCCGCAACATCGGATTTTCCTATCACGGCAGATCGGATATGTTCATGCAGCTGATCGACGCCTATGACTGGGATTTCTGCCAGATCCAGTATAATTATATGGACGAACATTCGCAGGCGGGCGTGGAGGGGCTGCGCTACGCGCACGCGAGGGGGATTCCAGTGATTATTATGGAGCCGCTGCGCGGCGGCAGGCTGGTCAATCTGCTGCCGGAGTCGGCGAAGGAGCTGTTCGCACAGGATGAGGAGCACCGCACCCCGGCAGAATTGGCACTCAAGTGGCTGTACGACCAGCCGGAGGTGACCTGCGTGCTTTCCGGCATGAATTCCATGGAGATGGTCGAACAGAATGTGCGCACAGCTTCGGAATACGGCGTCGGGTGCATGACGGAGTCAGATCGCGCGCTGGTGGAAGCGGTGCGGCAGGAGATCACAAAGCACGTCAAGGTGGGATGCACCGGCTGCGGTTACTGTATGCCGTGCCCACGCGGGGTGGATATCCCCGGGACATTCCGCTGCTACAATGCGATGTACTCCGAAGGAAAAAAGTCCGGCCGCAGGGATTACCTGCAGTGTACGGCATTCCGCAAGAATCCGGCGAGCGCCTCGCAGTGTGTGGGCTGCGGCAAATGCGAGCAGCACTGTCCGCAGCATATTGAGATCCGCAGGGAGTTAAAAGCGGCGGCGGGAGAACTCGAGACGGTGAAGTACAAGTTCATGAAGACGGCAATCGGCGTGCTGAAGCTCTGGTAG